The following coding sequences lie in one Leptospira ryugenii genomic window:
- a CDS encoding PLU-1-like domain protein, giving the protein MEFPELETYFQKLTDITDRIAMMNNHFDATPDADIPRLVEFFEDIQKHSWENAEREYYELFTSYFTFHVKTVEEIIQEAREILNPENRDHVKKLVQHVKLADDWFIGLKKRRKVLRTQVA; this is encoded by the coding sequence ATGGAATTTCCAGAACTGGAAACCTACTTCCAAAAGCTAACGGATATTACAGACCGTATCGCAATGATGAATAATCATTTTGATGCGACTCCTGATGCCGACATTCCCCGGTTAGTTGAGTTTTTTGAGGATATTCAAAAGCATTCTTGGGAGAATGCGGAACGTGAATATTATGAGTTATTTACTAGTTACTTTACTTTCCATGTAAAAACTGTGGAAGAAATCATCCAAGAAGCTAGGGAAATCTTAAATCCAGAAAACCGGGATCATGTAAAGAAGCTTGTCCAACACGTGAAGTTGGCAGACGATTGGTTCATAGGTTTGAAGAAACGCAGAAAGGTCTTGAGGACACAGGTCGCTTAA
- a CDS encoding DUF1365 domain-containing protein codes for MNSSIYNAWVSHTRTAPKRNHFRYRIGTFLLDLDELEHLNKQYLLFGYNSFSIFSFWDKDHIRYGTGPLIDQIRNFLKDSGYTEPIQKIYLNTNLRVLGYVFNPVSFYFCLGNDGKLVYAIAEVGNTFGEIKPYIGTLNQNSRGTMADPDVYLRVQKNFYVSPFIALDSEFEFRLNLPNETLQIAVNSWENAERILTTAFVGEKKSFCNQNLLFLFCRYPFVTVQIIALIHWQAIKLWFMRLPYIKKQENKDKQTGVPLGEVSQPVTRA; via the coding sequence ATGAACTCCTCTATCTACAATGCCTGGGTGAGCCATACAAGAACAGCTCCAAAACGAAATCACTTTCGCTACCGCATTGGAACCTTTCTGCTTGATCTCGATGAATTGGAACATCTGAACAAACAGTATCTTTTGTTTGGTTACAATTCCTTCTCTATTTTTTCGTTTTGGGACAAAGACCACATTCGCTATGGCACCGGCCCTCTAATCGATCAAATTAGAAACTTTCTAAAAGATAGCGGTTATACGGAGCCTATCCAAAAAATCTATTTGAACACAAACCTTCGCGTACTAGGTTATGTCTTTAATCCCGTGAGTTTTTATTTTTGTTTAGGGAATGATGGTAAATTGGTATACGCAATCGCAGAGGTAGGAAATACTTTTGGAGAGATCAAACCTTATATCGGAACGTTGAACCAAAATAGCCGCGGAACCATGGCTGATCCGGATGTCTATTTACGAGTCCAAAAGAATTTCTATGTATCTCCTTTCATTGCTCTCGATTCTGAATTTGAGTTTCGACTCAACTTACCAAATGAAACACTGCAGATCGCTGTCAATTCATGGGAGAATGCTGAGCGAATCTTGACAACAGCCTTTGTTGGTGAAAAAAAATCATTTTGTAATCAGAACTTACTGTTTCTTTTTTGCCGATATCCGTTCGTAACCGTCCAAATAATAGCGCTGATACACTGGCAGGCCATTAAGTTATGGTTCATGCGCTTGCCTTATATCAAGAAACAAGAAAATAAAGATAAACAGACAGGAGTTCCCCTTGGAGAAGTTAGTCAACCAGTCACTCGCGCCTAG
- a CDS encoding NAD(P)/FAD-dependent oxidoreductase produces MKERLAIIGTGISGLGAAYFLQKDFDLTIFEKENYIGGHTNTLDVEEEGTLIPIDTGFIVFNHVTYPNLVRLFNTLQVPTKKSDMSFSVQYTPKNLEFCGSGLNGLFTQRKNLMNLRYIKMLLQINQFNLSAPKILDDPMYDDWDLGRYMEKEGFGEDILHQYLVPMSSAVWSTPPDLMLKFPAKTLIRFFYNHGFLGLNTQHQWWTVDGGSKEYVKRITEGFKDKIQLNSPVKQVIRENGKVKIVLSNGSSHIFDKVVMATHGHHSAKLLQNPTALETKLLPLFEYQKNIATLHTDESDMPKKKMAWSSWNYKIWKDANGKLHPYTIYWMNRLQNVSKKKNYFVSINDPGRIRREHIIREIEYEHPLFSVASSQAQRELPKLNEGGPIFYAGAYFRYGFHEDGFLSAVQVAQAILKRDPWT; encoded by the coding sequence GTGAAGGAACGTTTAGCAATCATTGGAACTGGGATTTCAGGTCTCGGTGCCGCCTATTTTTTACAAAAAGACTTTGATCTCACAATTTTTGAAAAAGAAAATTACATCGGTGGTCACACCAACACATTAGATGTGGAAGAAGAGGGCACTTTAATCCCCATTGATACTGGGTTTATCGTTTTTAATCATGTTACATATCCGAATCTAGTACGCTTATTTAATACCTTGCAAGTCCCAACAAAAAAGTCGGACATGTCGTTCAGCGTACAATATACTCCGAAAAATTTAGAATTCTGTGGTTCTGGATTGAACGGTTTGTTCACACAAAGAAAAAACTTGATGAACTTACGTTATATCAAGATGCTTTTGCAAATCAATCAATTTAACTTAAGTGCGCCTAAGATCTTAGATGATCCCATGTATGATGATTGGGATTTGGGAAGATACATGGAAAAAGAAGGATTTGGTGAGGATATTTTACACCAGTACCTAGTTCCTATGAGCTCCGCAGTTTGGTCAACACCTCCAGATCTTATGCTAAAATTCCCTGCAAAAACTTTGATACGATTTTTTTATAACCACGGCTTTTTGGGCCTGAATACTCAGCACCAATGGTGGACGGTTGATGGCGGCTCGAAAGAATATGTTAAGAGAATTACAGAGGGCTTTAAAGACAAGATACAACTGAACTCTCCCGTAAAACAAGTGATACGTGAGAATGGCAAAGTTAAGATTGTTTTATCAAATGGTAGTTCACATATTTTTGATAAAGTTGTGATGGCAACACATGGCCATCATTCCGCTAAACTTCTCCAAAATCCAACTGCATTGGAGACAAAGCTATTGCCCCTCTTTGAATACCAGAAAAACATAGCGACGCTCCACACAGACGAATCAGATATGCCAAAGAAAAAAATGGCATGGTCGAGTTGGAATTATAAAATTTGGAAAGACGCGAATGGGAAATTACATCCCTACACAATTTATTGGATGAATCGTCTCCAAAATGTTTCAAAAAAGAAAAACTATTTTGTATCGATCAATGACCCTGGTCGTATCAGACGAGAGCATATCATCCGGGAAATCGAATACGAACACCCTCTCTTTTCAGTGGCCTCTTCGCAGGCGCAAAGAGAGCTACCAAAACTAAATGAAGGGGGACCTATCTTTTATGCTGGTGCATACTTTCGGTATGGTTTTCATGAAGATGGTTTTCTATCTGCCGTGCAGGTCGCCCAAGCGATTCTAAAGCGAGACCCTTGGACATGA
- a CDS encoding glycosyltransferase family 2 protein, producing MKKIRIGVIAAAGKGTRAYPRTSFIPKPLFVIEGKTILHRNVELLCKTFGVEKVYILVGHLKEQILAEIENIRLSLPKVVIEAAPWTEKGLASDIASLESQIREPFMTILGDEYYFKTDHDQFLKTIRTYPKLSASIGIVKTSLLSRIRKNYSVELSGDKIVDLVEKPEDPPNQLLGLGSYLFTPEYFEFFKKTPPAPKSGVVEITHVIDKMAKESNGGVFATRLSCEYFNINSMQDYYHAVYEVRNELFPKFKCSLVIPTNNNERSITDVIVDFKAKFHEIVVVDNESTDETIALCKKEKVKVISFPGDGDPSRLGEQVRKGIEYASGDIIVVVAPDGSFRSKDYPKLLEYMKDSDMVIGTRTTRQMIEQGSNLGPMYRLVNLLLGKIVEVFWWGQEPRFTDADCHFFSIWRESYNQVRSQLTAVDHKYVVELMIEMIRSHMRCIEIPVSYFKPVNPLTYSTKSMLSDAIGVLKLIFTKKFILGESQDD from the coding sequence GTGAAAAAAATAAGAATTGGCGTCATAGCAGCCGCGGGAAAAGGAACGCGCGCATACCCTAGGACGAGTTTCATCCCCAAACCACTCTTTGTCATCGAAGGAAAGACGATTCTGCATCGAAATGTGGAGTTACTTTGTAAAACCTTTGGCGTAGAGAAGGTATACATCCTTGTTGGGCACCTAAAAGAACAAATCTTAGCTGAAATTGAAAATATTCGCCTTTCACTGCCCAAAGTAGTCATAGAAGCGGCGCCTTGGACTGAAAAAGGCCTTGCATCCGACATTGCTAGCTTGGAATCCCAGATACGCGAACCGTTTATGACCATCCTTGGCGATGAATATTATTTTAAAACAGACCATGATCAATTCCTAAAAACAATCCGCACCTATCCAAAGTTATCTGCTTCGATAGGGATTGTCAAAACATCCCTGCTCTCCAGAATCAGAAAAAATTATTCAGTAGAGCTATCTGGAGATAAGATTGTTGATTTAGTTGAAAAACCAGAAGATCCACCCAATCAGTTGTTAGGTCTTGGATCCTATCTCTTTACGCCTGAATATTTTGAATTCTTCAAAAAAACCCCTCCTGCACCAAAATCAGGCGTTGTCGAAATCACACATGTAATAGATAAGATGGCAAAAGAATCGAACGGTGGAGTATTTGCAACCAGACTAAGTTGCGAATACTTTAACATCAATTCTATGCAAGATTACTACCATGCGGTATATGAAGTACGTAATGAACTGTTCCCTAAGTTTAAATGTTCGCTTGTTATCCCTACTAACAATAATGAGAGATCTATTACAGATGTAATCGTAGACTTCAAAGCCAAATTCCATGAAATTGTCGTTGTAGATAATGAATCCACCGATGAAACAATTGCCCTTTGCAAAAAAGAAAAAGTAAAAGTCATTTCTTTCCCTGGTGATGGTGACCCTTCAAGACTAGGCGAACAAGTAAGAAAGGGCATAGAGTATGCATCTGGCGATATTATTGTTGTGGTAGCTCCAGATGGTTCTTTTCGTTCAAAAGATTATCCAAAGCTACTTGAATATATGAAAGACTCCGATATGGTGATTGGCACGAGAACAACTCGACAGATGATAGAGCAGGGCTCTAATTTAGGTCCCATGTATCGACTGGTAAATCTTTTGTTAGGCAAAATTGTTGAGGTTTTTTGGTGGGGTCAGGAACCGAGATTTACGGATGCCGATTGTCATTTTTTTTCTATTTGGAGAGAATCCTACAACCAAGTTAGGAGTCAGCTTACAGCAGTAGATCATAAATATGTAGTTGAGTTAATGATCGAAATGATCAGAAGTCATATGCGTTGCATTGAAATCCCGGTGTCATATTTTAAGCCTGTAAACCCTCTTACATACAGCACAAAATCAATGTTAAGCGATGCTATAGGCGTTTTGAAATTAATTTTTACCAAAAAGTTTATATTAGGAGAAAGTCAAGATGACTAA
- a CDS encoding TMF family protein, translated as MRFLFFVLLTAFSFRTVIATEVEAVRLEEDLLKNETKLSKEELEEKRNRIKEIRKKNYEHPKSFEYSSGNQQEKILPPFHAGKTEIWGGFWEIGFRANAPFADHKSGQDWLIEEPEVAIQHGNFFAPRNYIGYQNQSVLPLVDSRRRVRPDRSVLPSFTFQYTNSKRTWSVEYAHTPLYGSISHSAYGLDFQYAKYESGFVMNEHKMTARIHEQFDKFLWFSWEFGLRYANWKSESSYLSPTLNQAGDMKETANFLAPGTGFRFNLPIVDFGKVDVGGEAFYTPLGGLDYSRRVFKDGPQDIFGLRYSEQFAYQIQSKDLLPMTVSGLEGSANLSLLIASQHRITFGGRLTGYTWRVNESATPQITAFGTSLALALQDVYRSSALYEADGRDGTRASRYFTVTNFYVGYNYVF; from the coding sequence GTGAGATTTCTTTTTTTCGTTCTATTAACAGCCTTTAGCTTCCGTACTGTCATCGCAACCGAAGTTGAGGCAGTGCGATTGGAAGAAGACTTGCTAAAGAATGAAACGAAGCTCAGTAAAGAGGAGTTGGAAGAAAAAAGAAACCGCATAAAAGAAATCAGAAAGAAAAACTACGAGCATCCCAAATCATTCGAGTATTCCAGTGGGAACCAGCAGGAAAAGATTTTACCACCTTTCCATGCAGGGAAAACAGAAATTTGGGGTGGCTTTTGGGAAATAGGCTTTCGAGCCAATGCTCCTTTTGCAGACCACAAATCAGGCCAAGATTGGTTGATTGAAGAACCTGAGGTAGCCATCCAACACGGAAACTTCTTTGCCCCAAGAAATTATATTGGCTACCAGAATCAGTCAGTTTTGCCATTGGTCGACAGTCGGCGCAGGGTGCGACCTGATCGATCCGTATTGCCCAGCTTTACCTTCCAATACACCAATTCTAAACGCACTTGGTCGGTGGAGTATGCGCACACTCCTTTATACGGTTCGATTTCTCATTCTGCCTATGGATTAGATTTTCAGTATGCAAAGTATGAATCTGGTTTTGTCATGAATGAGCATAAAATGACTGCCAGGATTCATGAGCAGTTTGATAAGTTTCTCTGGTTTTCTTGGGAGTTTGGGCTTCGTTATGCAAATTGGAAATCGGAGTCCTCATATCTCTCACCAACCTTAAACCAAGCGGGGGATATGAAGGAAACAGCCAACTTCCTGGCTCCAGGGACAGGATTTCGGTTCAATCTTCCGATCGTCGATTTTGGGAAAGTGGACGTAGGAGGAGAAGCATTCTATACTCCGTTAGGTGGATTAGACTATTCGCGTAGAGTATTTAAAGATGGTCCGCAAGATATCTTTGGACTTAGGTACTCTGAGCAATTTGCATACCAAATCCAATCCAAAGACCTTCTCCCAATGACAGTCTCCGGTTTAGAGGGAAGCGCCAATTTATCTTTGTTAATCGCAAGTCAACATCGAATTACCTTTGGTGGTCGATTAACAGGTTACACTTGGCGAGTCAATGAATCGGCTACACCTCAAATTACAGCATTTGGAACTTCTTTGGCTCTTGCTCTTCAGGATGTGTACAGATCCTCTGCTCTCTATGAAGCTGATGGAAGAGATGGAACAAGAGCTTCTCGTTATTTTACAGTTACAAACTTTTATGTTGGATACAACTATGTCTTTTAG
- a CDS encoding DUF1574 domain-containing protein, whose product MYLLLFLFGIDSIFRIPYVQLLTKLDLTPINYKAKSDLLDQLIETQTSRGKGNKKLMIILGSSRLLYFDADDLRAFYPDWEIYNLSSAVTTPAYYDYNLYRLLEANIKPDLVLLETDPNQFNQNSIFKISNLTFSFDLPYVLKNLDLFGKEHLSFFLGRRLFAIGTYKPYLDQIWRNSQNENLAGFLDMRDKTYQHLLSKNGHGLSPIDHYTEKDSNVLELTSHRTLDWLFSSYQPSKMQFGFFTQLMERLKEAKVRTIIIWPSSSRNFEMLMEKQRIVEEWEKNVDTIATEYGSPVLKLKQDPNYSCSAFADGGHIAKECYHSLMRAVLLEYFRRYESSRL is encoded by the coding sequence TTGTATCTGCTTTTATTTCTTTTTGGCATTGATTCCATCTTTCGGATTCCTTATGTCCAATTGCTCACAAAGTTAGATCTTACACCTATCAATTATAAAGCCAAAAGTGATCTTCTTGACCAATTGATTGAAACACAAACATCTCGCGGGAAAGGTAACAAAAAACTGATGATCATTCTTGGATCATCAAGGCTTCTTTATTTTGATGCAGACGACCTAAGAGCATTTTATCCAGATTGGGAAATATACAATTTATCCTCGGCTGTAACAACACCTGCCTATTATGATTACAATTTGTACAGACTTTTGGAAGCAAACATAAAACCTGATTTAGTACTTTTAGAAACAGATCCAAATCAGTTTAACCAAAACTCTATTTTTAAAATTTCCAACTTAACTTTTAGTTTCGATTTACCTTATGTGTTAAAAAATCTTGATTTATTTGGAAAGGAACATCTCTCATTTTTTTTGGGCCGCCGCTTATTTGCGATCGGAACTTACAAACCGTACCTAGACCAGATTTGGAGAAATTCTCAAAATGAAAACCTGGCTGGGTTTTTGGACATGAGAGATAAAACTTACCAACACTTGCTTTCGAAGAATGGACATGGTCTTTCTCCGATTGATCACTATACAGAAAAAGATTCCAATGTGCTCGAACTCACAAGCCATCGTACCTTAGATTGGTTATTTTCTTCTTACCAACCAAGCAAAATGCAATTTGGATTTTTTACTCAATTGATGGAAAGACTGAAAGAGGCTAAGGTTCGAACCATCATTATCTGGCCAAGCTCTTCTCGCAATTTTGAAATGTTAATGGAAAAACAGAGGATTGTGGAAGAGTGGGAAAAAAATGTGGACACAATCGCAACAGAGTATGGATCTCCTGTTTTAAAACTGAAACAGGATCCAAATTACTCCTGCAGTGCTTTTGCAGATGGAGGTCACATTGCTAAGGAGTGTTATCACTCTTTGATGAGGGCTGTTCTATTAGAATACTTTCGTCGTTATGAATCTTCTCGTCTATAA
- the pyrF gene encoding orotidine-5'-phosphate decarboxylase — protein MNPSFYQKFIQRRDKLNSLLCIGLDPEWEKLPHSSLQSESPLVHFSESIIRNTHTSAVAWKPNIAFFERFGAQGYFSFERMIQILKDTDDSIPIVVDAKRGDLANTSKEYAKYFFQTLKADALTVNAYMGRDTLLPYLDAGGFIFILCLTSNPSSLDLQKLKISERDSFLYEAVSDFAADLEREFPKQVGIVMGGTHSSEIQNIRNRHPHLVFLVPGYGAQGASLKEIYRAGGDLCLINSSRGITLLSRESDFGSLAGKKAKEIQSEFTELRSTSV, from the coding sequence ATGAATCCTTCCTTTTATCAGAAATTTATCCAAAGAAGGGATAAACTCAATTCACTTCTCTGTATAGGATTAGACCCCGAATGGGAAAAATTGCCCCATTCCTCTCTACAATCGGAATCCCCTTTGGTTCATTTCTCAGAATCCATCATCCGAAATACACATACTTCAGCAGTGGCTTGGAAGCCCAACATCGCATTCTTTGAACGGTTTGGTGCTCAAGGTTATTTTTCATTTGAGCGGATGATTCAGATATTGAAAGATACAGATGATTCCATTCCGATCGTCGTCGATGCAAAGCGCGGTGATCTCGCCAATACCTCTAAAGAATATGCAAAGTATTTTTTCCAAACCCTAAAAGCAGATGCCCTAACCGTGAATGCCTATATGGGTCGAGATACTTTACTTCCGTATCTAGATGCAGGAGGATTTATCTTTATACTTTGCCTTACTTCAAATCCCTCCTCTCTCGATTTACAAAAATTAAAGATCAGTGAAAGGGATTCCTTTTTATACGAAGCAGTTTCAGATTTTGCCGCTGATCTAGAGAGAGAATTTCCAAAACAAGTTGGGATCGTAATGGGCGGAACACATAGCTCCGAAATTCAGAACATTCGAAACCGCCACCCCCATTTGGTATTTTTAGTTCCTGGCTATGGAGCACAAGGAGCTAGCCTCAAAGAGATATACAGAGCAGGTGGGGATCTATGTCTGATCAACTCATCACGTGGGATCACTCTTCTGAGTCGGGAATCAGATTTTGGTTCCCTGGCTGGAAAAAAAGCAAAAGAAATCCAGAGTGAGTTTACGGAACTGAGAAGCACTTCCGTCTAA
- a CDS encoding SAM-dependent methyltransferase, protein MKRGSIRFLLPNGDQVLLGDPNSAYEQKFHSALVQVKDPKFFQRSVLHGDIGFSEAYLLGEWETDSIENVIAWFILNVDDSPNISGTKKKLFHLDLFNLGNKFLHFLRKNTLRGSKKNIVEHYDLGNDFYKLFLDPTMTYSSAYFDSKNQTLEEAQHEKVRRLCEKLQLSPKDHLLEIGSGWGFLSRYAAKNYGCRVTTVTLSHEQFEYASRKLKEEGLESLIEIRIQDYRDIQGSFDKIVSVEMLEAVGDAYYETFFQKCQEVLKPDGLMAFQVITCPDVRFQSFKKGIDFIQKHIFPGSLLPSIGRMNQAINRTGDMFLYHLEDFGTSYAKTLRLWLKAFEEHLPEVRSQGYSETFIRKWRYYLAYCAAAFQMRNISVVQMVYTRPNNLGLE, encoded by the coding sequence ATGAAACGAGGTTCCATTCGTTTTCTTCTTCCAAATGGGGATCAAGTTTTGTTAGGTGATCCAAATTCTGCTTATGAGCAAAAGTTCCATTCTGCTCTTGTTCAAGTGAAAGACCCGAAGTTTTTCCAAAGATCTGTTTTACATGGAGACATTGGTTTTTCAGAAGCTTACCTTCTAGGTGAATGGGAAACAGACTCCATAGAAAATGTCATTGCTTGGTTTATCTTGAATGTGGATGATTCTCCCAATATTTCTGGAACAAAAAAGAAATTATTTCATTTAGACCTATTCAATTTGGGGAACAAATTCCTTCATTTTCTTAGAAAAAATACCCTTCGCGGAAGTAAGAAAAACATCGTCGAGCATTACGATCTAGGCAATGATTTCTACAAACTTTTTCTTGATCCAACGATGACCTATAGTTCTGCCTACTTTGATTCCAAAAACCAGACTCTCGAAGAGGCTCAGCATGAAAAGGTTCGTCGACTCTGTGAAAAATTGCAATTGTCTCCGAAAGACCATCTTCTGGAGATAGGAAGTGGTTGGGGATTTTTGTCTCGGTATGCAGCAAAAAATTATGGATGTCGAGTTACAACCGTTACGCTTTCGCATGAACAGTTTGAATATGCATCGCGCAAACTGAAAGAAGAAGGATTAGAAAGTCTGATTGAGATTCGCATCCAAGACTACCGCGATATCCAAGGCAGTTTCGATAAAATTGTATCTGTGGAAATGTTAGAGGCGGTAGGTGATGCCTACTACGAAACATTTTTCCAAAAGTGTCAGGAAGTATTGAAGCCAGATGGTTTGATGGCCTTCCAAGTGATTACCTGTCCAGATGTACGGTTCCAATCTTTTAAAAAAGGAATCGATTTTATTCAGAAACACATTTTCCCGGGATCTCTTTTGCCATCGATAGGCAGGATGAACCAAGCAATCAACAGAACGGGCGATATGTTCTTATATCATTTGGAAGATTTTGGAACGAGTTACGCGAAGACTTTACGTCTCTGGTTGAAGGCATTTGAAGAGCATTTACCTGAAGTCCGTAGCCAAGGATATAGTGAAACCTTTATACGTAAGTGGCGGTACTATTTGGCTTACTGTGCGGCGGCATTCCAAATGCGAAACATCAGTGTCGTGCAAATGGTCTATACAAGGCCGAACAATCTAGGTCTTGAATAA
- a CDS encoding SRPBCC family protein has product MRETRSEFEFDEPVERLWQATTVYEVLVHWLADEVRGRPKVGGEFSWTWHLGIEGNFTTKGTYKKIEPGHELVMEWKDHPAGDIYLQLIFDSLGQKKSKLTIVNGGFPSSDAFNHWLDGIREGWEHQVVTLRKFLAENPDFSKFLKSP; this is encoded by the coding sequence ATGAGAGAAACCAGATCTGAATTTGAATTCGATGAGCCAGTGGAAAGGCTTTGGCAAGCTACCACAGTTTATGAAGTGCTTGTGCACTGGCTTGCAGATGAGGTGAGAGGCCGACCAAAAGTGGGCGGCGAATTCTCTTGGACTTGGCATTTAGGGATCGAAGGGAACTTCACTACAAAAGGTACTTACAAAAAGATTGAACCTGGTCATGAACTTGTGATGGAATGGAAAGACCATCCTGCAGGTGATATCTACTTACAACTGATATTCGATAGCCTTGGTCAAAAAAAATCCAAACTAACGATTGTAAACGGTGGTTTCCCTAGCTCTGATGCATTTAACCACTGGTTAGATGGCATTCGGGAGGGTTGGGAACACCAAGTTGTCACACTCAGAAAATTCTTAGCTGAAAACCCTGACTTCTCAAAATTTTTAAAATCTCCTTGA
- a CDS encoding peptidase MA family protein, with the protein MNFSRPFFYIFYAFLFIAFSFLNACSVLSLLSQDKEKNSLASDPLLAGLFLASLGNCDTGNDLWARNIQTQGSYCVPVDLISIQDKVLLYKERGLNVPIDLEAFAKQFNDQTYPKITNAFGNPSDLDNNGKVIILILDIRDGSTPNGAYVAGFFDPVNQFADGIALPLRSNFGEILYLDGKELVASLSRDPTALASTAAHEFQHLIRYPFMQQSQTLDDTWINEGTSEVASDIAGFGPQSYRLECFSGRDSSRCPNGANGISLLTWLSSSSSTTVLKQYSMAYAYMRYLYDLSGTTESERNAFFRRSVQGTSSGIRANNASQLMALFRETSRYQTSLLGSTNPEAFFRTMVLFFGQSSGTNAYSQVNRIAQDLTTINTIDLSTAYAAYPFESNLSYLVNNPLVTVSGNLSLRTGSAFNIASDVNLADLTNKFENIGLVKNATSSASRSTVIWGAYSSTSPLTSVRGFAKAEEPSPRDKYKSVFENPNPLGHSSPMCGTVFIDEKIHNDESILIEQPSSKSDNTP; encoded by the coding sequence GTGAATTTTTCTCGCCCATTTTTCTACATCTTTTATGCCTTCTTATTCATTGCATTCTCTTTTCTAAACGCTTGTTCGGTCCTTAGTTTACTTTCGCAAGACAAAGAAAAAAACTCACTAGCTTCAGATCCATTGTTAGCAGGACTATTTTTAGCAAGTCTAGGGAATTGTGATACTGGGAATGATCTTTGGGCTCGAAACATACAAACACAAGGATCTTATTGTGTCCCGGTAGATCTGATTAGCATTCAAGATAAAGTACTGTTGTACAAAGAGCGAGGATTGAATGTTCCGATTGATTTGGAAGCCTTTGCAAAACAGTTCAATGACCAAACCTATCCTAAAATCACGAATGCCTTTGGCAATCCTTCCGATTTGGATAATAATGGCAAAGTTATCATTCTAATTCTTGATATACGAGATGGGAGTACGCCAAACGGTGCTTATGTGGCTGGATTCTTTGATCCCGTCAATCAATTTGCCGATGGAATTGCTTTACCACTTCGCTCCAATTTCGGTGAGATTCTCTACTTAGATGGGAAAGAACTAGTGGCAAGCCTGAGCCGCGATCCTACTGCTTTAGCTTCTACGGCGGCACATGAGTTCCAACATCTGATACGCTATCCCTTCATGCAACAGAGCCAAACGCTTGATGATACTTGGATCAATGAAGGCACAAGTGAAGTTGCAAGCGATATTGCTGGATTTGGGCCACAATCTTATAGACTTGAATGTTTTAGTGGGAGAGATAGCTCACGATGCCCCAATGGAGCCAATGGAATCTCGCTACTGACTTGGTTATCCAGCTCTTCTTCGACCACAGTTCTTAAACAATACTCCATGGCCTATGCATATATGAGGTATCTCTATGATCTCTCAGGAACAACGGAAAGTGAACGGAATGCATTTTTCCGGCGTTCAGTGCAAGGAACGAGTTCGGGCATACGAGCAAACAATGCAAGCCAACTCATGGCGCTCTTTCGGGAAACAAGCCGGTACCAAACAAGCCTACTCGGGAGTACAAATCCAGAAGCATTTTTTAGGACTATGGTATTGTTCTTTGGCCAATCTTCGGGAACCAATGCCTACTCACAAGTCAACCGCATTGCTCAAGACCTAACGACCATCAACACCATTGACTTATCCACAGCCTATGCTGCTTATCCTTTTGAATCTAACCTCTCGTATCTGGTAAACAACCCGCTTGTGACTGTTTCTGGGAATTTATCCCTTAGAACGGGATCTGCCTTCAACATTGCTTCTGACGTAAACTTGGCAGATCTCACAAATAAATTTGAGAATATCGGTCTGGTCAAGAATGCGACTAGTTCCGCATCTCGATCGACAGTGATTTGGGGGGCTTATTCCAGTACATCACCTCTAACCTCAGTTAGAGGATTTGCGAAAGCAGAAGAGCCAAGCCCACGGGATAAGTACAAAAGTGTATTTGAGAATCCAAATCCCCTTGGCCATAGTTCTCCTATGTGTGGAACGGTTTTTATAGACGAGAAGATTCATAACGACGAAAGTATTCTAATAGAACAGCCCTCATCAAAGAGTGATAACACTCCTTAG